One region of Micromonospora lupini genomic DNA includes:
- the proS gene encoding proline--tRNA ligase codes for MARVLTPRAEDFPRWYQDLIAKAKLADNGPVRGTMVIRPAGYAIWERMQLEMDARIKAAGAENAYFPLFIPESYLKREAQHVEGFSPELAVVTHGGGKKLAEPVVVRPTSETVIGEFMAKWIDSYRDLPLLLNQWANVVRWELRPRIFLRTSEFLWQEGHTAHATREDARAYARRILHEAYEDLMVNVLGIPVVVGLKTTRERFAGATATYTCEGMMGDGKALQLGTSHELGQNFAKAFDISYSAKEGGREHAWTTSWGTSTRMLGGLIMAHGDDSGLRVPPRLAPIQAYIMIVKDGEGVAEAAAKLRDGLRDAGVRVALDDRTDTAFGRRAVDAELRGYPVRVEVGPRDLAVGNATVVRRTDGSKSPTPVADVVGAVLEALEADQQVLHDQALAHRLSRTVEVATLAEAIEAAATGWARVPWSAVGVAGEAEANGQGVTVRCLLRADGSVPDSEDESDLVAILARAY; via the coding sequence ATGGCACGCGTGCTCACTCCCCGTGCGGAGGACTTCCCCCGCTGGTACCAGGACCTGATCGCCAAGGCGAAGCTGGCCGACAACGGCCCGGTCCGCGGCACCATGGTCATCCGACCGGCTGGCTACGCCATCTGGGAGCGCATGCAGCTCGAGATGGACGCCCGGATCAAGGCGGCCGGCGCGGAGAACGCGTACTTCCCGCTGTTCATCCCGGAGAGCTACCTCAAGCGTGAGGCCCAGCACGTCGAGGGCTTCTCGCCGGAGTTGGCGGTGGTCACCCACGGTGGCGGCAAGAAGCTCGCCGAGCCGGTGGTGGTGCGACCCACCAGCGAGACGGTGATCGGCGAGTTCATGGCCAAGTGGATCGACTCGTACCGGGACCTGCCGCTGCTGCTCAACCAGTGGGCCAACGTGGTCCGGTGGGAGCTGCGTCCGCGGATCTTCCTGCGGACCAGCGAGTTCCTCTGGCAGGAGGGGCACACCGCGCACGCCACCCGCGAGGACGCCCGCGCCTACGCGCGGCGGATCCTGCACGAGGCGTACGAGGATCTGATGGTCAACGTGCTCGGCATTCCGGTGGTGGTGGGCCTGAAGACGACCCGTGAGCGCTTCGCCGGGGCGACTGCCACGTACACCTGCGAAGGCATGATGGGCGACGGCAAGGCGCTGCAGTTGGGCACCAGCCACGAGCTGGGTCAGAACTTCGCCAAGGCGTTCGACATCAGCTACTCCGCCAAGGAGGGCGGCCGCGAGCACGCGTGGACGACCTCCTGGGGCACGTCGACCCGGATGCTCGGCGGCCTGATCATGGCGCACGGCGACGACAGCGGCCTGCGGGTGCCGCCGAGGCTGGCCCCCATCCAGGCGTACATCATGATCGTCAAGGACGGCGAGGGCGTCGCGGAGGCGGCGGCCAAGCTGCGCGACGGCCTGCGCGACGCCGGTGTCCGGGTCGCGCTCGACGACCGGACCGACACCGCGTTCGGCCGCCGGGCCGTCGACGCCGAGCTGCGCGGCTATCCGGTACGCGTCGAGGTCGGTCCCCGCGACCTGGCCGTGGGCAACGCGACTGTGGTCCGCCGTACCGACGGGTCGAAGTCCCCGACGCCGGTGGCCGACGTGGTCGGCGCGGTGCTCGAGGCGCTGGAGGCCGACCAGCAGGTGCTGCACGACCAGGCGCTCGCCCACCGGTTGTCGCGCACGGTGGAGGTCGCCACCCTCGCGGAGGCGATCGAGGCGGCCGCGACCGGCTGGGCGCGGGTGCCGTGGTCGGCTGTCGGCGTGGCCGGCGAGGCGGAGGCGAACGGCCAGGGCGTGACGGTGCGCTGCCTGCTGCGCGCCGACGGCTCGGTACCGGACTCGGAGGACGAGTCCGACCTGGTCGCCATCCTCGCCCGCGCCTACTGA
- a CDS encoding TetR family transcriptional regulator has protein sequence MTAMTGSPRQRLRDTIVDAARARTIAAGWDAVRMGGVAATAGVSRQTVYNEFGSKAGLAEALARAEVDRFVGDVRDALLAHGSDVRAGAYAAIAHTLATAADNPLVKAILTSARGGSDELLPYLTTRAEVVLTEASGALIDWAGDHLPGADQAALTFAADTIVRLVVSHIVLPREPIEQTATALANLAVHLFSAATRPTP, from the coding sequence ATGACTGCGATGACGGGCTCACCGCGCCAGCGGCTGCGGGACACGATCGTGGACGCCGCCCGCGCGCGGACCATCGCCGCCGGATGGGACGCGGTCCGGATGGGCGGAGTGGCCGCCACGGCCGGGGTGAGCCGGCAGACCGTCTACAACGAGTTCGGCAGCAAGGCCGGGCTGGCCGAGGCGCTCGCCCGGGCCGAGGTCGACCGATTCGTCGGCGACGTGCGCGACGCGCTGCTTGCCCACGGCTCCGACGTGCGCGCCGGCGCGTACGCGGCCATCGCGCACACACTCGCCACGGCGGCGGACAACCCGCTGGTCAAGGCGATCCTGACCAGCGCGCGGGGCGGGTCGGACGAGCTGCTGCCGTACCTCACCACCCGCGCCGAGGTGGTCCTCACGGAGGCGTCCGGCGCGCTGATCGACTGGGCCGGCGACCACCTGCCCGGAGCGGACCAGGCCGCGCTGACCTTCGCCGCCGACACGATCGTCCGGCTGGTGGTCAGCCACATCGTGCTCCCCCGCGAACCGATCGAGCAGACCGCCACGGCACTGGCCAACCTGGCAGTCCACCTGTTCAGCGCCGCCACCCGCCCAACCCCCTGA
- a CDS encoding amidohydrolase family protein, with amino-acid sequence MALHVRGVLLPDDEVRDLWLVGDRVTFTPVPGAETVVDGGFVLPGLVDAHCHIGIARGGAPITSLDQARELAHVDRDAGVLAIRDAGSPYPYPELDDEPDLPRLARAGRHVAPPKRYLRDIGVEVGAAEVAATVAAQARAGNGWVKLVGDWIDRGVGDLAPAWDADTLTAAVRAAHDAGVRAAVHTFSESAVEIMVRAGVDSVEHGTGLSLDLIDEMARQGTALVPTMINIATFGGIAEQARTKFPGYAEHMLALRDGFPEVVRAAYEAGVPIYVGTDAGGGIDHGLAAEEMLLLHERAGLAPIDVLAAASWGAREWLGFPGLVEGGLADLTVYPEDPRHDLRVVRAPSRTILRGRVIR; translated from the coding sequence ATGGCTCTTCATGTGCGCGGCGTGCTGCTCCCCGACGACGAGGTCCGGGACCTCTGGCTGGTCGGCGACCGGGTGACCTTCACCCCGGTGCCCGGCGCGGAGACCGTCGTGGACGGCGGGTTCGTCCTGCCGGGGCTCGTCGACGCGCACTGCCACATCGGCATCGCCCGCGGCGGTGCCCCGATCACCTCCCTCGACCAGGCCCGCGAGCTGGCCCACGTCGACAGGGACGCCGGTGTGCTGGCGATCCGTGACGCCGGCTCGCCGTACCCGTACCCCGAGTTGGACGACGAACCGGACCTGCCGCGCCTGGCCCGCGCGGGTCGGCACGTCGCGCCCCCGAAGCGCTACCTGCGCGACATCGGTGTCGAGGTCGGCGCGGCGGAGGTGGCCGCCACGGTGGCCGCGCAGGCGCGGGCCGGCAACGGCTGGGTCAAGCTGGTCGGCGACTGGATCGACCGGGGCGTGGGCGACCTCGCGCCGGCCTGGGACGCCGACACCCTCACCGCCGCCGTGCGGGCCGCGCACGACGCCGGGGTACGCGCCGCCGTGCACACCTTCTCCGAGTCGGCCGTCGAGATCATGGTGCGCGCCGGGGTGGACTCGGTGGAGCACGGCACCGGCCTGAGCCTCGACCTGATCGACGAGATGGCCCGGCAGGGCACCGCGCTGGTCCCCACCATGATCAACATTGCCACCTTCGGGGGTATCGCCGAGCAGGCGCGCACCAAGTTCCCCGGGTACGCCGAGCACATGCTCGCGCTGCGCGACGGGTTCCCCGAGGTGGTACGCGCCGCGTACGAGGCGGGCGTGCCGATCTACGTGGGCACCGACGCCGGCGGGGGCATCGACCACGGGCTGGCCGCCGAGGAGATGCTGCTCCTGCACGAGCGCGCCGGCCTGGCACCGATCGACGTGCTCGCCGCCGCCTCCTGGGGTGCCCGGGAGTGGCTCGGCTTCCCCGGCCTGGTCGAGGGTGGCCTCGCCGACCTGACCGTCTACCCCGAGGACCCCCGCCACGACCTACGCGTCGTCCGTGCCCCGTCCCGCACGATCCTGCGCGGCCGAGTCATCCGCTGA